From a region of the Arvicanthis niloticus isolate mArvNil1 chromosome 6, mArvNil1.pat.X, whole genome shotgun sequence genome:
- the Tmem88 gene encoding transmembrane protein 88, with product MAEVPGAQRPVVSGGPEPRDPLDCWACAVLVTAQNLLVAVFNLLLLALVLGTILLPAVTMLGFGFLCHSQFLRSQAPPCTAHLRDPGFTALLVTGFLLLVPLLVLALATYRRLCLRLRLADCLVPYSRALYRRRRIPQPKQISVSPGSRSVPTPGKVWV from the exons ATGGCGGAGGTCCCCGGAGCCCAGCGCCCCGTTGTCTCTGGCGGCCCAGAGCCCCGGGATCCCCTAGATTGCTGGGCCTGTGCAGTGCTAGTAACGGCTCAGAATCTGCTGGTGGCTGTTTTCAATCTCCTCTTGCTGGCGCTGGTGCTGGGGACCATCTTGCTACCTGCTGTCACCATGCTAGGCTTCGGCTTTCTCTGCCACTCCCAG TTTCTGCGCTCTCAGGCACCCCCTTGTACCGCGCACCTGCGGGACCCAGGCTTCACTGCCCTGTTGGTCACCGGATTCCTACTGCTCGTGCCGTTGCTTGTGCTTGCCCTGGCTACCTACCGCCGCCTCTGCCTGCGCCTCCGCCTGGCCGACTGCCTCGTGCCCTACAGCCGAGCCCTCTACAGGCGGCGGCGCATCCCACAGCCGAAGCAAATCTCGGTCTCACCAGGCTCACGGTCTGTTCCCACACCGGGAAAGGTCTGGGTCTGA